From a single Kitasatospora sp. NBC_00458 genomic region:
- a CDS encoding ATP-dependent DNA helicase: MTAVLSHPDQLKELLGIPFNREQMAAVGAPLEPAVIVAGAGSGKTTVMAARVVWLVGSGAVRPEEVLGLTFTNKAAGELAERVRTALLRLGGPGGPPDEEWGRGAGPEDEPLGEPEISTYHAFAGRLLKEHGLRIGIEPDVRLLADATRFQLAAKVLRTARGPFPALTGTFANLVADLTALDGELAEHLVDPDTLRAHDEGLLDTLATARLTNDDLRAVPAAARARLELLRLVEDYRRRKTAAGLMDFGDQIAAAARLAQQRPEVGALLRGQYRVVLLDEYQDTSVAQRLMLAGLFGAGPDGSPSGHPVTAVGDPCQAIYGWRGASVANLDEFPHHFPRTGGAPAGRFALSENRRSGGRLLAFANRLAAPLRTMHEGVEALRPAPGAEHDGFVRAALLPTHAEEIDWLADSVAHLVRTGTAPGRIAVLCRGGSAFPDIHAALVARDVPVEVVGLGGLLHLPEVADLVAVCEVLQDPTANAALVRLLIGPRWRIGPRDLALLGRRAADLVRTARPDGVEALAAAVAETDPTEVVSLADALETFLDREQPDELPFSAEARVRFARLARELRELRRSLAEPLMDVLHRVLATTGLEVELAASPQALAARRRETLHAFLDVAASFADLDGDPGLAAFLGFLRAAQEHDRGLDAGLPGGEDTVKVLTAHKSKGLEWDVVAVPGLVRGAFPSSTARERWTSTKRVLPHALRGDGATLPDVRDGWNAKSMAAFKAALAEHSGTEELRLGYVAFTRPRALLLASGHWWGPSQKTPRGPSDFLEQLRAHCEEPGNGEVEHWTEPPAKGDVNPALAAPVERPWPLPLDPAAQHARRRVAEVVHRRLAGQPAPEPGPMAPEDRRLVESWDRDLNALTGELERSRRSVREVPLPASLSATQLLRLAADPDGFARDLARPMPRPPQPAARRGTRFHAWVQSRIEPLMLIGPGALPGADDDGIEDEQDLERLKEAFLRTPYADREPYRVETPFHLVLAGRVVRGRIDAVYRGGDGGSEFGGASRYEVVDWKTHREETADPLQLAVYRLAWAEQAGVPLEQVTASFLYVRSGRIEQPTGLPDRKELERLLIGNSEE; encoded by the coding sequence GTGACCGCCGTGCTCAGCCACCCCGACCAGCTCAAGGAGCTGCTGGGCATCCCCTTCAACCGGGAGCAGATGGCGGCCGTCGGCGCCCCCCTGGAGCCGGCCGTGATCGTCGCCGGCGCCGGCTCCGGCAAGACCACCGTGATGGCCGCCCGCGTCGTCTGGCTGGTCGGTTCCGGCGCGGTCCGCCCCGAGGAGGTGCTCGGCCTCACCTTCACCAACAAGGCCGCCGGCGAACTCGCCGAACGCGTCCGCACCGCCCTGCTCCGGCTCGGCGGCCCCGGGGGACCCCCGGACGAGGAGTGGGGCAGGGGCGCCGGCCCGGAGGACGAGCCGCTCGGCGAGCCCGAGATCTCCACCTACCACGCCTTCGCCGGCCGCCTCCTCAAGGAGCACGGCCTGCGGATCGGCATCGAGCCCGACGTCCGGCTGCTCGCCGACGCCACCCGGTTCCAGCTCGCCGCCAAGGTGCTGCGCACCGCCCGCGGCCCGTTCCCGGCCCTCACCGGCACCTTCGCCAACCTGGTCGCCGACCTCACCGCCCTGGACGGCGAGCTCGCCGAACACCTCGTCGACCCCGACACCCTGCGCGCCCACGACGAGGGACTCCTCGACACCCTCGCCACCGCCAGGCTCACCAACGACGACCTGCGGGCCGTCCCCGCCGCCGCCCGGGCCCGCCTGGAGCTGCTCCGCCTGGTCGAGGACTACCGGCGCCGCAAGACCGCCGCCGGGCTGATGGACTTCGGCGACCAGATCGCCGCCGCCGCCCGGCTCGCCCAGCAGCGCCCCGAGGTCGGCGCCCTGCTGCGCGGCCAGTACCGGGTCGTCCTGCTGGACGAGTACCAGGACACCTCGGTCGCCCAGCGGCTGATGCTCGCCGGCCTCTTCGGCGCCGGCCCGGACGGGAGCCCGTCCGGGCACCCGGTGACCGCCGTCGGCGACCCCTGCCAGGCCATCTACGGCTGGCGCGGCGCCTCCGTCGCCAACCTGGACGAGTTCCCGCACCACTTCCCCCGGACCGGCGGCGCCCCCGCCGGCCGCTTCGCACTCAGCGAGAACCGCCGCAGCGGCGGCCGGCTGCTCGCCTTCGCCAACCGGCTGGCCGCGCCGCTGCGCACGATGCACGAGGGCGTGGAGGCGCTGCGCCCCGCTCCCGGGGCCGAGCACGACGGCTTCGTCCGGGCCGCGCTGCTGCCCACCCACGCCGAGGAGATCGACTGGCTCGCCGACTCGGTCGCCCACCTGGTGCGCACCGGCACCGCGCCCGGCCGGATCGCCGTGCTCTGCCGCGGCGGCTCGGCCTTCCCCGACATCCACGCCGCACTGGTCGCCCGCGACGTGCCGGTCGAGGTGGTCGGCCTCGGCGGGCTGCTCCACCTGCCCGAGGTCGCGGACCTGGTCGCGGTCTGCGAGGTGCTCCAGGACCCGACCGCCAACGCCGCCCTGGTCCGGCTGCTGATCGGCCCGCGCTGGCGGATCGGCCCGCGCGACCTCGCCCTGCTCGGCCGGCGGGCCGCCGACCTGGTCCGAACCGCCCGGCCGGACGGCGTCGAGGCGCTCGCCGCCGCCGTCGCCGAGACCGACCCCACCGAGGTGGTCTCGCTCGCCGACGCCCTGGAGACCTTCCTCGACCGCGAACAGCCCGACGAGCTGCCGTTCTCCGCCGAGGCCCGGGTGCGCTTCGCCCGGCTCGCCCGCGAACTGCGCGAACTGCGCCGCTCGCTGGCCGAGCCGCTGATGGACGTGCTGCACCGGGTCCTCGCCACGACCGGCCTGGAGGTCGAACTCGCCGCCTCCCCGCAGGCGCTGGCCGCCCGGCGCCGGGAGACCCTGCACGCCTTCCTGGACGTCGCGGCCTCCTTCGCCGACCTCGACGGCGATCCCGGCCTGGCCGCCTTCCTCGGCTTCCTGCGCGCCGCCCAGGAGCACGACCGCGGCCTGGACGCCGGCCTGCCGGGCGGCGAGGACACCGTCAAGGTGCTCACCGCGCACAAGTCGAAGGGCCTGGAGTGGGACGTCGTCGCCGTCCCCGGCCTGGTCCGGGGCGCGTTCCCGTCCTCGACCGCGCGCGAGCGCTGGACCAGCACCAAGCGGGTCCTGCCGCACGCCCTGCGCGGTGACGGCGCCACGCTGCCCGACGTCCGCGACGGCTGGAACGCCAAGTCGATGGCCGCGTTCAAGGCCGCGCTCGCCGAGCACTCCGGCACCGAGGAACTGCGCCTCGGCTACGTCGCCTTCACCCGGCCGCGCGCCCTGCTGCTCGCCTCCGGCCACTGGTGGGGACCGAGCCAGAAGACCCCGCGCGGCCCGTCCGACTTCCTGGAGCAGCTGCGCGCCCACTGCGAGGAGCCCGGGAACGGCGAGGTCGAGCACTGGACCGAGCCGCCGGCCAAGGGCGACGTGAACCCGGCGCTGGCCGCGCCCGTCGAACGCCCCTGGCCGCTGCCGCTCGACCCGGCCGCCCAGCACGCCCGCCGCCGGGTCGCCGAGGTGGTGCACCGGCGCCTCGCCGGGCAGCCCGCCCCCGAACCCGGGCCGATGGCCCCCGAGGACCGCCGGCTGGTCGAGTCCTGGGACCGCGACCTGAACGCGCTGACGGGGGAGTTGGAGCGCTCCCGGCGCAGCGTGCGGGAGGTCCCGCTGCCCGCCTCGCTGTCCGCCACCCAGCTGCTGCGCCTGGCCGCCGACCCGGACGGCTTCGCCCGCGACCTGGCCCGGCCGATGCCGCGCCCGCCGCAGCCCGCCGCCCGCCGCGGCACCCGCTTCCACGCCTGGGTGCAGTCCAGGATCGAGCCGCTGATGCTGATCGGGCCGGGTGCGCTGCCCGGCGCCGACGACGACGGCATCGAGGACGAGCAGGACCTGGAGCGGCTCAAGGAGGCGTTCCTGCGCACGCCGTACGCGGACCGCGAGCCGTACCGGGTCGAGACGCCGTTCCACCTGGTGCTGGCGGGCCGGGTGGTGCGCGGCCGGATCGACGCGGTCTACCGCGGAGGTGACGGCGGGTCAGAATTCGGCGGCGCGTCACGCTACGAAGTGGTGGACTGGAAGACGCACCGCGAGGAGACCGCCGATCCGCTCCAGCTCGCCGTCTACCGGCTCGCCTGGGCCGAACAGGCGGGCGTCCCCCTGGAGCAGGTCACGGCCTCGTTCCTGTACGTCCGCAGTGGCCGGATCGAACAACCGACAGGACTTCCCGACCGAAAAGAGTTGGAACGGCTCCTGATCGGGAACAGTGAAGAATGA
- a CDS encoding PP2C family protein-serine/threonine phosphatase — protein MSATGWIRERFAGPTPGTAPGATGTWPRTALTLPFIGMALVVVLDYFTDAAVTVEPALTAVPALAAVVSRRTWYPLAIGACTEAAAFLMAFHNDVLGESVHSATVFAIVLVAAIGWVSATLRLRQEQLLADAQLVASIARRVLLRPVPERVGTVKAAVHYEAAAAHARIGGDLYEVVNTRHGVRAVVGDVRGKGLGAVETAAAVLGAFREAAHQEAALDRVAGWLAVSLDRALHENEHPGVEEEFVTLVLIGVRPDGTAEIVNCGHPAPLLLRGGEPVRPLELAETVPPLGVLDPADVRPPVHRVPLRRDDRVLLFTDGVIEARDRAGVFYPLAERLPVCAEGRPVDVLRRLHEDVVRHVGRQLGDDAAMLLLQYDPPPVADRPDPAAPVPHVPHQNGQFSRQ, from the coding sequence TTGAGCGCGACCGGATGGATCAGAGAGCGGTTCGCCGGGCCGACCCCGGGCACCGCACCCGGCGCTACCGGCACCTGGCCGAGGACGGCACTCACGCTGCCGTTCATCGGCATGGCGCTGGTCGTCGTCCTCGACTACTTCACCGACGCCGCGGTCACCGTCGAGCCGGCGCTCACCGCCGTCCCCGCACTGGCCGCGGTGGTCAGCCGACGCACCTGGTACCCGCTGGCCATCGGCGCCTGCACCGAGGCCGCCGCCTTCCTGATGGCCTTCCACAACGACGTGCTCGGCGAGTCCGTGCACAGTGCCACCGTCTTCGCCATCGTCCTGGTCGCCGCGATCGGCTGGGTCAGCGCCACCCTGCGGCTGCGTCAGGAGCAACTCCTCGCCGACGCCCAGCTGGTCGCCTCGATCGCCCGCCGGGTCCTGCTGCGGCCCGTCCCCGAACGGGTCGGCACCGTCAAGGCCGCCGTCCACTACGAGGCCGCCGCCGCCCACGCCAGGATCGGCGGCGACCTCTACGAGGTCGTCAACACCCGGCACGGCGTCCGGGCGGTGGTCGGCGACGTCCGCGGCAAGGGGCTCGGCGCCGTCGAGACCGCCGCGGCCGTGCTCGGGGCCTTCCGCGAGGCGGCCCACCAGGAGGCCGCCCTCGACCGGGTGGCCGGGTGGCTCGCCGTCAGCCTCGACCGCGCCCTGCACGAGAACGAACACCCGGGCGTGGAGGAGGAGTTCGTCACCCTCGTCCTGATCGGCGTCCGGCCCGACGGCACCGCCGAGATCGTCAACTGCGGCCACCCGGCCCCGCTGCTGCTGCGCGGCGGCGAGCCGGTGCGGCCGCTCGAACTCGCCGAGACGGTGCCCCCGCTCGGCGTCCTCGACCCGGCCGACGTCCGGCCGCCGGTGCACCGCGTGCCGCTGCGCCGTGACGACCGGGTGCTGCTCTTCACCGACGGCGTCATCGAGGCCCGCGACCGGGCGGGCGTCTTCTACCCGCTCGCCGAACGGCTCCCGGTCTGCGCCGAGGGCCGCCCGGTCGACGTGCTGCGCCGGCTGCACGAGGACGTGGTCCGCCACGTCGGCCGCCAGCTCGGCGACGACGCCGCCATGCTGCTGCTCCAGTACGACCCGCCGCCGGTGGCCGACCGTCCCGACCCGGCGGCGCCCGTCCCGCACGTCCCGCACCAGAACGGCCAGTTCTCCCGGCAGTGA